In one Prosthecochloris aestuarii DSM 271 genomic region, the following are encoded:
- a CDS encoding Spy/CpxP family protein refolding chaperone: MDFLSSKRFVSVILTALLLLNIALLGALWWQNFYTPANHPVEADKKNYTSKRSFFQKELNLTDDQSRKFNALRKDHFNGSIPVFIQIAALKKQLIRESVREKPDVEIINDLSDRIGRHQAILERRLAWHFHSLSLVCTPEQRDSLQKMLENVTFKARIKSRTIVRKDMNVNEKTPDSLMQSQQQ, translated from the coding sequence ATGGATTTCCTCTCGTCGAAACGATTTGTATCAGTTATCCTTACCGCTCTGCTCCTGCTCAATATTGCATTACTCGGAGCACTATGGTGGCAGAATTTTTATACGCCGGCAAACCATCCCGTTGAAGCAGACAAAAAAAATTATACCAGCAAGCGCTCTTTTTTTCAGAAAGAGCTCAACCTGACTGATGATCAGAGCAGAAAATTCAATGCCTTGAGAAAGGATCATTTCAATGGATCGATCCCGGTCTTCATTCAAATTGCCGCTCTCAAAAAACAGTTGATCCGCGAATCAGTCAGGGAAAAACCGGATGTCGAGATCATCAACGATCTATCCGACAGGATCGGGCGACACCAGGCGATTCTCGAACGACGCCTCGCGTGGCACTTTCACAGTCTGTCACTGGTATGCACACCTGAACAGCGAGACTCGCTTCAGAAGATGCTTGAAAACGTCACGTTTAAAGCAAGAATAAAAAGCAGGACAATAGTGCGGAAAGATATGAACGTCAACGAGAAAACTCCAGATTCTCTCATGCAATCGCAACAACAGTAA
- a CDS encoding class I SAM-dependent methyltransferase, which translates to MIKDNHAYKDRFSVQAAEYRRFRPTYPLELFGYLSSLTREHTAAWDCATGNGQSAVALASHYSKVIATDASSSQIQQAIRHENVDYHTAPAHNNDIDDSSIDLVTVAQAVHWFSHRQFYDEVSRVLKPDGVIAVWAYHLPLVNPETDKLVECLYATVLRPFWEDEIRHIETGYRDLPFPFIKLQTPQFSMKANWNLREFAGYLETWSATAAYRQKNGRSPVEDMMQPLQKAWENPESKKSLSWPLILMAGRLKEENMPSSSRKK; encoded by the coding sequence ATGATCAAGGACAATCACGCGTATAAAGACAGGTTTTCCGTTCAAGCCGCCGAATATCGAAGGTTCAGGCCAACCTACCCACTGGAGCTGTTCGGCTATCTCTCATCTCTCACGAGGGAACACACCGCGGCATGGGACTGCGCCACCGGCAACGGACAATCTGCCGTAGCGCTCGCATCCCACTACTCGAAGGTCATTGCAACCGATGCCAGCAGCAGCCAGATCCAGCAGGCAATCCGGCATGAAAACGTAGACTATCACACTGCCCCGGCCCACAATAACGACATAGATGACAGCTCGATCGATCTCGTCACGGTCGCCCAGGCTGTCCACTGGTTCAGCCATCGTCAGTTTTACGACGAAGTGTCCAGAGTGCTCAAACCAGATGGAGTCATTGCGGTATGGGCCTATCATCTTCCCCTGGTAAACCCGGAAACAGACAAACTGGTCGAGTGTCTCTACGCAACCGTGCTGCGCCCGTTCTGGGAAGATGAAATCCGCCATATCGAAACCGGATACCGCGACCTGCCCTTTCCGTTCATAAAACTTCAGACACCTCAATTCAGCATGAAGGCAAACTGGAACCTTCGTGAATTCGCCGGCTATCTTGAAACATGGTCTGCAACTGCCGCCTACCGGCAGAAAAACGGTCGAAGTCCGGTGGAAGACATGATGCAACCGCTCCAGAAAGCCTGGGAAAATCCGGAATCGAAAAAATCTCTATCCTGGCCGCTCATTCTCATGGCAGGAAGGCTCAAAGAAGAAAACATGCCGTCCAGCTCAAGAAAAAAGTAA
- a CDS encoding TOBE domain-containing protein, which yields MNNIRAVVTNIEGNVQLHRISLDAGGEHFVVITLELADEYSIGADVHITFKSTHVALAKEMSGEVSISNRIPCRVVSVKKSPVLTEVLLDSRAGRFYCLTTTAAAERLDLREGDLVTALMKASDLYLSRVADQADTAGTNTVNKERSHKS from the coding sequence ATGAATAATATCAGGGCGGTGGTGACCAATATCGAGGGCAATGTTCAGTTGCATCGTATTTCCCTTGATGCCGGCGGTGAGCACTTTGTGGTGATTACGCTTGAGCTTGCTGACGAATACAGTATCGGAGCCGATGTGCATATCACGTTTAAGTCAACGCATGTGGCTCTTGCTAAAGAGATGAGCGGTGAGGTCAGTATCTCCAACAGGATTCCTTGCAGGGTTGTTTCTGTAAAGAAAAGCCCTGTTCTGACTGAGGTTTTGCTCGATAGCAGGGCAGGAAGGTTCTACTGCCTGACGACGACAGCAGCCGCAGAACGCCTTGATCTCAGGGAAGGTGATCTGGTTACCGCGCTTATGAAAGCCAGTGATCTCTATTTGTCGAGGGTTGCCGACCAGGCTGATACTGCGGGAACAAATACGGTTAACAAAGAACGATCACACAAGAGCTAA
- a CDS encoding lipopolysaccharide biosynthesis protein, with protein sequence MLDKLRLLAKDTVIYGTSTILARGLNYVLVPLYANLLTTFENGIQALIYANIALANVLFAYGMETSYLKSASEALRQEGGSSRYFSTAFLTLLLSSTLFAAAIVLFAPWIAVAIGLGPGESEFIRYAAVILWLDALLVVPFADLRLKRHAIRFAAARVTGVITVVICAWGLIVGFETGLKGAFLANIAGSLVSFLFVLPVFSQFRAFFSASMLKEMLRIGLPYVPTGIAGLLIHLIDRNILIRVPQETLEALYGNGYTPSDIVGIYGRVAAFGILLQLFIQVFRFAWQPFFLQHADDPEAKTLFRHVLSLSTLFTMLVALCGTFFVPDIVRYHYGGSFYLLPPVYWMGLSILPWIFCSYIFDMISTNLTAGILITGSTRYLPLVTFAGAGTTTAVCLSLVPSMGMDGAAVAILAGTVVMCGVMAFFALKVYPNRYEWGRLLLLFLIGICCAFVPSLTGFSGLWPRIVLVACYMGGIVAVFRHEAGYAVRLIVRKVGG encoded by the coding sequence ATGCTCGACAAGTTAAGACTTCTCGCCAAAGATACGGTTATTTATGGTACCAGTACCATACTTGCCCGCGGTCTGAACTATGTTCTGGTTCCTCTCTATGCCAATCTGCTGACAACCTTTGAAAACGGTATTCAGGCATTGATCTATGCCAATATCGCATTGGCAAACGTCCTGTTTGCCTATGGTATGGAGACATCCTATCTCAAGAGCGCTTCCGAAGCACTTCGTCAAGAGGGAGGCAGCTCCCGCTATTTTTCAACAGCATTTCTTACGCTTCTTCTTTCCTCGACGCTCTTTGCTGCCGCTATTGTGTTGTTTGCTCCCTGGATTGCCGTCGCCATAGGGCTTGGCCCCGGGGAGTCGGAATTTATCCGTTATGCTGCCGTTATTCTATGGCTTGACGCTCTGCTTGTTGTTCCTTTTGCTGATTTGAGGCTGAAGCGTCATGCTATTCGTTTTGCTGCGGCAAGGGTGACAGGTGTGATTACTGTCGTGATATGTGCATGGGGCCTTATTGTAGGCTTTGAGACTGGCCTGAAAGGGGCTTTTCTTGCTAATATTGCCGGTTCGCTGGTCAGTTTTCTTTTTGTGCTGCCTGTTTTTAGTCAATTCAGGGCGTTTTTTTCCGCATCAATGCTTAAGGAGATGCTCCGGATCGGTTTGCCGTATGTTCCTACGGGGATCGCGGGATTGCTTATTCATCTTATCGACCGAAATATTCTTATTCGTGTTCCACAGGAGACCCTTGAGGCTTTGTATGGCAACGGCTATACGCCTTCAGATATTGTTGGTATATATGGAAGAGTTGCTGCGTTCGGCATTCTTTTACAGTTGTTTATTCAGGTGTTCCGTTTTGCCTGGCAGCCTTTTTTTCTTCAGCATGCCGATGATCCGGAGGCAAAAACGCTCTTTCGCCACGTTTTAAGCCTCTCGACACTCTTTACCATGCTTGTCGCTCTCTGCGGCACCTTTTTTGTCCCCGATATTGTCCGTTATCATTATGGCGGATCGTTCTATTTGCTTCCGCCTGTCTACTGGATGGGCCTGTCGATTCTTCCGTGGATTTTCTGCAGTTATATCTTCGACATGATTTCAACCAATCTGACAGCCGGTATTCTCATTACAGGCAGTACCCGTTATCTTCCTCTGGTGACGTTTGCCGGAGCAGGGACAACAACCGCAGTCTGTCTTAGCCTGGTTCCGTCGATGGGGATGGACGGAGCGGCTGTCGCAATCCTTGCCGGAACGGTTGTCATGTGCGGGGTTATGGCTTTTTTTGCCCTCAAGGTCTATCCGAACCGCTACGAGTGGGGCAGGCTGCTGCTGCTTTTCCTGATCGGGATCTGCTGCGCGTTTGTGCCTTCCCTGACGGGGTTCTCCGGCCTCTGGCCCAGGATTGTTCTGGTTGCCTGCTATATGGGGGGGATTGTAGCAGTTTTTCGCCATGAGGCAGGCTATGCGGTTCGTCTGATTGTCAGAAAAGTTGGAGGGTAA
- the modB gene encoding molybdate ABC transporter permease subunit, with translation MSSFDPEPFLLSFRLAAATTVILFAVSVPLAWVLSMSRSRFKPFVEALISMPIVLPPTVLGFYLLMFLSGRSSFGSFIGNVFDIELVFTFPGILIASCVYSFPFMLQPLQSGMEQLPQKLIEASYALGKSPLKTLISVILPNIKPSVLTGLIITFAHTVGEFGVVLMVGGSIQGETRVASIAIYELVELLDYRTAHVYSLILIAFSFIVLVIVYTVNYRSRITRNT, from the coding sequence ATGAGCAGTTTTGATCCGGAACCGTTTCTTCTTTCTTTCAGGCTTGCTGCCGCGACAACGGTTATCCTTTTTGCTGTTTCGGTTCCCCTTGCCTGGGTGCTGTCGATGAGTCGTTCACGATTCAAGCCTTTTGTGGAGGCGTTGATCAGTATGCCGATTGTGCTGCCGCCGACCGTTCTCGGATTTTATCTTCTGATGTTTCTCTCAGGCCGTTCTTCGTTTGGCAGTTTTATTGGAAACGTGTTTGATATTGAGCTGGTTTTTACGTTCCCGGGAATTCTGATTGCGTCATGCGTCTACTCATTTCCATTTATGCTGCAGCCTTTGCAATCCGGAATGGAGCAGCTGCCGCAGAAGCTGATAGAGGCCTCATACGCTTTGGGAAAATCCCCTCTCAAAACCCTCATCAGTGTCATCCTTCCGAATATCAAGCCGTCAGTGCTTACCGGTCTGATCATCACCTTTGCGCACACTGTTGGTGAGTTCGGAGTGGTTCTCATGGTTGGCGGGAGTATTCAGGGGGAGACAAGGGTGGCTTCGATCGCGATTTATGAACTTGTCGAACTCTTGGATTACCGTACTGCTCATGTCTATTCACTGATTCTGATCGCGTTCAGTTTTATTGTACTGGTGATCGTCTACACGGTCAACTATCGTTCCCGTATTACAAGGAATACCTGA
- a CDS encoding KpsF/GutQ family sugar-phosphate isomerase — MSSAQSIISSAKTILRQEAAAIENIAGLLRESFADAVFSMYNCKGKVIVSGMGKSGIIGQKIAATLASTGTTALFMHPADAAHGDLGVVNSGDIVICLSKSGLTEELNFILPALHHRGVTIIAIVGNPRSFLAEKANIVLDVSVCQEACPFDLAPTTSTTAMLAMGDALAISLMREKQFTPNDFALTHPKGSLGKQLTMKVADLMTSGKAVPLVTEEASVTDMILEMTSKRFGVSGVTNRDGKLSGIFTDGDLRRLIQRGVDFSSLSALDVMSPSPKTVSANALAKTSLEMLETYRITQLMVCDNDERPVGIIHIHDLVTQGL; from the coding sequence ATGTCATCAGCTCAATCCATCATCTCTTCAGCCAAAACCATTCTGCGGCAAGAAGCCGCAGCAATCGAAAACATAGCAGGACTGCTTCGAGAAAGTTTTGCCGATGCGGTTTTCTCAATGTATAACTGCAAAGGAAAAGTCATTGTTTCCGGCATGGGCAAATCAGGTATTATCGGACAGAAAATTGCCGCCACGCTCGCATCAACAGGAACGACAGCGCTTTTCATGCACCCTGCAGACGCTGCACACGGAGACCTTGGCGTTGTCAACAGCGGCGATATCGTCATCTGCCTCTCGAAAAGCGGTCTGACCGAAGAACTGAACTTTATCCTCCCGGCCCTTCACCATAGAGGCGTCACCATTATCGCAATAGTCGGCAACCCCCGCTCATTTCTTGCTGAAAAAGCCAATATCGTTCTCGATGTCAGTGTCTGTCAGGAAGCCTGCCCTTTTGACCTCGCCCCTACGACCTCGACAACAGCAATGCTGGCGATGGGCGATGCGCTGGCAATCTCACTGATGAGGGAAAAACAGTTTACACCGAACGACTTCGCACTGACCCATCCAAAAGGATCTCTGGGAAAGCAGCTGACCATGAAGGTTGCTGACCTGATGACATCCGGCAAAGCGGTCCCGCTGGTCACTGAGGAAGCCTCAGTGACAGATATGATCCTCGAAATGACATCAAAACGGTTCGGAGTCAGCGGTGTTACGAACAGGGATGGTAAACTCAGCGGGATTTTCACCGATGGCGACCTCAGACGCCTCATCCAGAGAGGGGTAGACTTCAGTTCACTTTCAGCCCTCGATGTCATGTCTCCGTCCCCCAAAACCGTCAGTGCCAACGCCCTTGCAAAAACCAGCCTCGAAATGCTCGAAACATATCGCATCACCCAGCTCATGGTCTGCGATAACGACGAAAGACCGGTCGGCATCATTCACATTCACGACCTCGTCACACAAGGACTGTAG
- a CDS encoding phosphoglucomutase/phosphomannomutase family protein: MQVKFGTDGWRAIIAEEFTFANLKRVTLAAAEYFLNQPDSLRGICLGYDTRFMSADFARYSAEIFSSKGLRVFLSDSFVPTPAVSLYTKEKKLAGGVVITASHNPPVYNGFKIKDSYGGSAHPQSIAIIEENLEHVDAEEPIVPNEHLIELTDIKEFYLQNLSRNIDLKSIHDTQMTIAHNAMFGAGQQIISGLFDESTVSNYHCSLNPGFMGINPEPVAQNVMDFVDFVKEVKTDVAIINDGDADRVGMLDENGSFIDSHKIFAIVLKYLVEDRGEKGEIAKTFALTDVIDSICRKHDLPLHILPVGFKHVSKLMTTSNILMGGEESGGIGITSYLPERDGIYIGLLVLEIMAKKKMTLGELVKELFDEYGYFYYERHDLHVSQEKKQAIMRRAAGGDITAIGPYPVTRFNDLDGYKYHFKGGWLLIRPSGTEPVLRIYCEADSREKAQKALAFAEKIA, from the coding sequence ATGCAAGTCAAATTCGGCACCGACGGCTGGAGAGCCATTATTGCGGAAGAATTCACATTTGCTAACCTCAAACGAGTCACCCTTGCTGCAGCAGAATATTTCCTGAACCAGCCCGACAGCTTGAGGGGTATCTGCCTCGGATACGATACTCGCTTCATGTCGGCTGACTTTGCACGCTACAGTGCAGAAATTTTTTCATCAAAAGGGCTACGCGTTTTTCTTTCAGACTCTTTTGTTCCGACACCTGCTGTATCGCTGTACACCAAAGAAAAAAAGCTGGCTGGCGGAGTTGTGATTACCGCATCACACAATCCCCCTGTCTACAACGGTTTTAAAATCAAAGACAGCTATGGTGGATCTGCACATCCGCAATCAATCGCCATTATAGAAGAGAATCTCGAACACGTCGATGCTGAAGAACCGATAGTTCCGAATGAACACCTTATTGAACTGACCGACATTAAAGAGTTTTACCTGCAGAATCTCAGCAGAAACATCGACCTCAAGAGCATCCATGACACTCAGATGACCATAGCCCATAATGCCATGTTCGGTGCCGGGCAACAAATCATATCAGGTCTCTTCGACGAATCGACGGTCAGCAACTATCACTGCTCTCTGAATCCGGGATTCATGGGCATAAACCCTGAACCTGTAGCACAAAACGTTATGGATTTCGTTGACTTTGTCAAGGAAGTCAAAACAGACGTCGCCATCATCAACGACGGCGATGCCGACAGAGTGGGCATGCTGGATGAGAACGGTTCGTTCATTGATTCGCATAAAATCTTTGCAATCGTGCTCAAGTACCTTGTCGAAGACAGGGGAGAAAAAGGAGAAATCGCCAAAACATTTGCCCTTACTGACGTCATCGACAGTATCTGCCGGAAACACGATCTCCCGCTGCACATTCTGCCGGTCGGCTTCAAACATGTCAGCAAACTGATGACGACCAGCAACATCCTGATGGGAGGTGAAGAGTCGGGAGGTATAGGCATAACATCCTACCTCCCCGAGCGCGATGGCATCTATATTGGTCTTCTTGTGCTGGAAATCATGGCAAAGAAGAAAATGACGCTTGGTGAACTTGTCAAAGAGCTCTTCGACGAGTATGGATATTTCTACTATGAACGTCATGACCTGCATGTCAGCCAGGAAAAAAAACAGGCCATCATGCGACGAGCCGCCGGAGGCGATATCACTGCGATTGGTCCATACCCGGTCACCCGATTCAACGACCTTGACGGTTACAAGTATCATTTCAAGGGAGGATGGCTGCTGATCAGGCCTTCGGGGACCGAACCGGTCCTGCGGATATACTGTGAGGCCGATTCAAGAGAGAAAGCCCAAAAAGCCCTCGCATTTGCCGAAAAGATAGCCTGA
- the lpxB gene encoding lipid-A-disaccharide synthase, translating to MKQKKLFVLAGEVSGDLHASGVLDALRNQYPDLDVFGTGGVKLRSLGARLLYDTDDLSVMGFVEVLRQAFFLRKVIGDLKDSVLREKPDVALLVDYPAMNLHMARFLKRNAIPVVYYISPKVWAWKEGRVMKMKRSIDRLLVIFNFEVEFFARHGMVAEYAGNPVVEELLHLDMQPRKQFLRRHAINDGSVLIGLLPGSRKQEISLIYPEMLEAARLLGERYDAVFLVGKASHVNHALFEAYERIPGVRLIECSAYEVMQYADAALVTSGTATLEALCFGLPMVVVYRTGWLNYVIGKRIVKLHNISLANIITKGLLSDEQTVPELIQHEASGERMCREVSFLIENPLRREEMRAALLDARAQLASSSPSQKAASVISHYFELEQTHGTDRQLSC from the coding sequence ATGAAGCAGAAGAAACTCTTTGTTCTTGCCGGTGAGGTTTCGGGAGACCTTCATGCCTCCGGTGTTCTTGATGCCTTGCGAAATCAGTATCCTGATCTTGATGTTTTCGGTACGGGAGGAGTCAAGCTCCGTTCTCTCGGCGCAAGGCTGCTCTATGATACCGATGATCTCAGCGTCATGGGTTTTGTTGAAGTGCTGCGTCAGGCTTTTTTTCTCCGGAAAGTCATCGGGGATCTGAAGGATAGCGTTCTTCGTGAAAAGCCGGACGTTGCGCTCTTAGTGGATTATCCCGCCATGAATCTTCATATGGCCCGTTTTTTGAAAAGAAACGCTATTCCGGTTGTCTACTATATCTCTCCAAAGGTATGGGCGTGGAAAGAGGGGCGGGTGATGAAGATGAAGCGTTCGATCGACCGCCTGCTTGTGATTTTCAATTTTGAAGTTGAATTTTTTGCCCGTCATGGCATGGTTGCCGAGTATGCTGGTAATCCTGTTGTTGAAGAACTTCTTCATCTTGATATGCAGCCTCGCAAGCAATTCCTGCGTCGCCACGCTATTAACGATGGCTCAGTCCTTATCGGTCTTCTTCCGGGCAGCAGAAAACAGGAGATTTCGCTGATATATCCTGAAATGCTTGAGGCAGCCAGGCTGCTTGGAGAGAGGTACGATGCGGTATTTCTTGTTGGCAAGGCCTCTCATGTCAATCACGCCCTGTTCGAGGCCTATGAGCGCATTCCGGGTGTAAGGCTTATCGAATGCAGCGCCTATGAAGTCATGCAGTATGCCGATGCCGCTCTGGTGACATCCGGAACAGCTACCCTTGAGGCTCTTTGTTTCGGTCTGCCTATGGTTGTCGTCTACAGGACAGGGTGGCTTAATTACGTTATCGGGAAGAGAATCGTGAAGCTGCATAATATTTCTCTTGCAAATATTATCACCAAAGGCCTTCTGTCGGACGAACAGACCGTTCCGGAACTCATTCAGCACGAAGCCTCTGGCGAGAGGATGTGCCGGGAGGTCAGCTTTCTGATCGAGAATCCTCTTCGCCGTGAGGAAATGCGAGCTGCGCTGCTTGATGCCAGAGCGCAGCTCGCCTCTTCATCTCCGTCGCAGAAAGCGGCTTCGGTTATCAGTCATTATTTTGAATTAGAACAGACCCATGGAACAGATCGTCAGCTTTCTTGTTGA
- a CDS encoding RNA polymerase sigma factor, protein MVINTCYRFVLNREDAEDIAQEVFIEAYRSLERFRNESKLSTWLYRIAVTKSLDHLRKKKRKKRFSSLKRMIGQEDPIQEIALPDNDTPSDLCLEQERVKVLQNALDSLPDNQKTAFLLSKSDGYSNQEIADIMQTSVSAIESLIHRAKKNLQKKLEKHYSAEKA, encoded by the coding sequence ATGGTTATCAACACCTGTTACCGGTTTGTACTCAACAGGGAGGATGCTGAAGATATTGCCCAGGAAGTATTTATCGAAGCGTATCGCTCTCTCGAAAGATTCAGAAATGAATCGAAACTCTCGACATGGCTCTACCGTATCGCTGTAACAAAATCACTTGATCACCTCCGCAAAAAGAAGCGCAAAAAACGGTTTTCGTCGTTGAAACGCATGATCGGTCAAGAAGATCCCATACAGGAAATAGCTCTTCCCGACAACGATACCCCATCGGATCTCTGCCTCGAACAAGAACGGGTAAAGGTGCTTCAGAATGCCCTTGACAGCCTCCCGGACAATCAGAAAACGGCATTTCTTCTCAGCAAAAGCGATGGATATAGCAATCAGGAAATAGCTGATATCATGCAGACCTCAGTATCGGCAATCGAATCTCTTATACACAGGGCTAAAAAAAACCTTCAGAAAAAGCTTGAAAAACACTACTCCGCAGAAAAGGCATAA
- the modA gene encoding molybdate ABC transporter substrate-binding protein: MNRGLLLLLFMVQLMVSGCGPQSEPARQERPVLHIAAAANLSYVIDELTGLFRTRFPQYASADIRVTKASSGSLTAQIRNNAPYDLFLAANTAYPEALYNDSLSVGEPVVYAEGVPVLVYSKTLDASRGIGFLTDDEVSRIAIAQPELAPYGQAAVDIMRNAEVYDRVVSKLVYGSSVTQTFQHAVTAVDAAFIAQSLLYGDTGNEVEKNGLLVMEFSPDEYQTALLRQAMVLLDGENRLAADFFDFIRGFEAREVFKEYGYRVE, from the coding sequence ATGAATCGAGGTCTGCTTTTATTGCTGTTCATGGTGCAGCTTATGGTTTCAGGGTGTGGTCCGCAATCAGAACCGGCCAGGCAGGAACGCCCGGTTTTGCATATTGCGGCAGCTGCTAATCTGAGTTATGTTATCGATGAGCTGACCGGTTTGTTCCGGACGCGTTTTCCGCAATACGCATCGGCAGATATTCGCGTGACAAAAGCATCGAGCGGAAGCCTGACTGCTCAGATCCGCAATAATGCCCCCTATGATCTTTTTCTGGCAGCTAATACGGCCTATCCGGAGGCCCTCTATAACGACTCGTTGAGTGTTGGAGAGCCGGTTGTCTATGCAGAGGGCGTTCCCGTTCTGGTATACAGCAAAACGCTTGATGCCTCGCGAGGCATTGGTTTTCTCACCGATGACGAGGTTTCGCGGATTGCAATAGCGCAACCCGAACTTGCTCCCTATGGTCAGGCAGCTGTCGATATCATGCGCAATGCTGAGGTCTACGACAGGGTGGTATCGAAACTGGTGTATGGCTCGTCTGTTACGCAGACTTTTCAGCATGCCGTAACGGCTGTCGATGCGGCTTTTATAGCGCAATCCCTCCTGTATGGAGACACCGGCAATGAGGTTGAAAAAAACGGGCTGCTCGTCATGGAGTTTTCTCCGGATGAGTATCAGACGGCTCTTCTTCGTCAGGCTATGGTGCTTCTTGATGGAGAGAACCGTCTTGCTGCCGATTTTTTTGATTTTATCCGTGGCTTTGAAGCCAGGGAGGTTTTCAAAGAATATGGATACAGGGTGGAATGA
- a CDS encoding sulfate/molybdate ABC transporter ATP-binding protein: protein MLVISLRKTLFGPEGDFMLETDIEIPKGGVTAVAGPSGSGKTTFLRLLAGLSTPEEGLLQVDGNVWFQGEAGRKPRINLKPQQRKAGFVFQGYALFPHMTVLQNLLYASKDTAMADTLLELTGLNRLAHVKPSNLSGGQKQRVALARALMQQPQILLLDEPLSALDERMKSILQDELLNIHRELGITMLIVTHDSSEIYKLCDRVLVFEKGRISADKTPRELFVERMTTQKFAFKGEILELRSFDAIHIAVIAIGNNLVEVVIDSHELEQLKPGDMVVIGTKAFNPTIRRFESREFDFSKL, encoded by the coding sequence ATGCTTGTTATTTCATTACGAAAAACACTTTTCGGTCCTGAAGGTGATTTTATGCTTGAGACCGATATAGAAATCCCTAAAGGGGGAGTGACAGCCGTAGCCGGCCCTTCCGGTAGCGGTAAAACCACTTTTTTGCGGCTTCTTGCAGGGCTTTCAACGCCCGAGGAAGGGCTGCTGCAGGTAGACGGAAACGTCTGGTTTCAGGGAGAGGCGGGCCGAAAACCCCGCATCAATCTCAAACCGCAGCAGAGAAAAGCCGGCTTTGTTTTTCAGGGGTACGCGTTATTTCCCCATATGACCGTGCTACAGAATCTTCTTTACGCGTCAAAAGACACGGCTATGGCAGATACACTTCTCGAATTGACTGGATTGAACCGGCTTGCTCACGTCAAGCCTTCAAATCTTTCGGGGGGGCAGAAGCAGCGCGTTGCGCTGGCACGGGCACTGATGCAACAGCCCCAGATTCTTCTGCTGGATGAGCCGTTATCGGCTCTCGATGAACGCATGAAATCAATCCTTCAGGATGAACTGCTCAATATTCACAGGGAACTGGGGATTACCATGCTGATCGTAACGCATGATTCCAGTGAAATCTATAAACTTTGCGATAGAGTTCTGGTCTTTGAAAAGGGACGTATCAGCGCCGATAAAACGCCAAGAGAGCTTTTTGTTGAACGCATGACAACGCAGAAATTCGCTTTCAAAGGTGAGATTCTCGAACTCAGGAGTTTTGACGCAATTCATATTGCCGTTATTGCAATAGGAAATAATCTGGTCGAGGTGGTTATCGACTCACACGAGCTGGAGCAGCTCAAGCCGGGCGACATGGTCGTTATCGGAACAAAGGCGTTCAATCCTACCATTCGCAGGTTTGAAAGCCGGGAGTTTGATTTTTCAAAGCTGTAG